In Monodelphis domestica isolate mMonDom1 chromosome 4, mMonDom1.pri, whole genome shotgun sequence, one DNA window encodes the following:
- the LOC100023449 gene encoding olfactory receptor 52P1-like has product MTTFNFTHEKPSYFILKGIPGLEDTHFWISIPFSSMYFITVLGNFVILFIITTERTLHKPMFLLLCMLALTDLGMSTTTIPKALCIFWFGQREISFEGCLIQLFFIHSISVMQSAILMTMALDRYVAICEPLRYATILSNGRIGLIAMASLVRAVAFILPMPVLLQRMPFCTSRVIPTTYCEHMAVVKMVCADTTINRIYGLVVALVVIGLDFSAIGSSYVFIIRAVMRLSSKEAHHKAVNTCTTHICVMLTSYTPPLFSFLAHRFGRGIPPHVHTILGNLYFLVPPMLNPIIYGVKIKEFRDKVTKYGCWKKEPVTKPPTQKPV; this is encoded by the coding sequence TTACCCACGAGAAGCCTTCCTACTTCATCCTCAAAGGCATCCCTGGATTGGAGGATACCCATTTTTGGATATCAATCCCCTTCTCTTCCATGTACTTCATCACTGTTCTGGGTAACTtcgtcatcctgttcatcatcaCCACAGAGCGCACACTGCACAAGCCCATGTTCCTGCTCCTTTGCATGCTGGCACTCACTGATCTGGGCATGTCCACTACCACCATCCCCAAAGCGCTGTGCATTTTCTGGTTTGGTCAAAGGGAGATCAGCTTCGAGGGCTGTTTGATCCAGCTGTTCTTCATCCACTCCATCTCCGTCATGCAGTCTGCCATTTTGATGACCATGGCTTTGGATCGTTACGTGGCGATCTGTGAGCCGCTGCGCTACGCCACCATTCTCTCCAACGGCCGCATAGGTCTCATTGCAATGGCCAGTTTAGTCAGAGCCGTTGCCTTTATCCTTCCTATGCCTGTCCTTCTTCAGCGGATGCCATTTTGTACAAGCCGAGTGATCCCTACCACCTATTGTGAACACATGGCTGTGGTGAAAATGGTGTGTGCAGACACCACCATCAACCGGATATATGGCCTAGTGGTGGCGCTGGTGGTCATTGGCCTGGATTTCTCTGCCATTGGCTCCTCCTACGTGTTCATCATCCGGGCTGTGATGCGACTCTCCTCCAAGGAGGCTCACCACAAGGCGGTCAACACCTGCACCACACACATCTGTGTGATGCTGACATCATACACACCtccacttttctctttccttgcccATCGCTTTGGTCGGGGCATTCCGCCCCATGTTCATACCATTCTTGGCAATCTTTACTTCCTTGTGCCCCCTATGCTCAACCCCATCATCTATGGAGTCAAGATTAAGGAATTTAGGGACAAAGTAACCAAATATGGTTGCTGGAAAAAGGAGCCCGTTACCAAACCCCCCACTCAGAAACCTGTCTGA